From a region of the Oncorhynchus tshawytscha isolate Ot180627B linkage group LG14, Otsh_v2.0, whole genome shotgun sequence genome:
- the theg gene encoding theg spermatid protein isoform X1 translates to MLSLLEVNFFYCITAHVSMATRMVQLAQPKPSLLRFPDRRSVYWLDELPPERNGSTTTFELTPHWSQLCGRKRLNSGFEQSRLSPQWEVSVAALSAYPSNRLCSLALPRLPTIGWEPDRPLLASLSRAVQTAVASPRVCQLACPKRRQGLYSAHSSKTSLAPPHPAATSSRLQLLALPKSDHPQYAQDRPVIWPVPGPVRKAVASERVQVLSQPNQRKALFQGYDPYTVTLAARSASASPRLQELCLPLPRKCKGK, encoded by the exons ATGTTATCATTGCTCGAGGTGAATTTTTTCTACTGTATCA CAGCTCACGTATCCATGGCTACCCGGATGGTGCAACTCGCTCAGCCCAAACCCAGCCTGCTCCGATTCCCTGACCg ACGGTCAGTCTACTGGCTAGATGAACTCCCACCTGAAAGAAATGGCTCCACCACCACGTTTG AGTTGACTCCCCACTGGTCCCAGCTGTGTGGCAGGAAGCGGCTTAATTCTGGGTTTGAACAGAGCAG gttATCTCCCCAATGGGAGGTCAGTGTAGCAGCTTTGAGTGCCTATCCATCCAATAGACTGTGTTCTCTGGCTTTGCCCCGCCTCCCCACCATAGGCTGGGAACCTGACCGCCCCCTACTGGCCTCC ctgagcAGAGCGGTGCAGACTGCAGTAGCCAGTCCTAGGGTCTGCCAGTTGGCCTGTCCCAAGCGGAGGCAGGGTCTCTATTCGGCCCATTCGTCCAAGACTTCACTGGCACCCCCCCACCCAGCTGCAACCTCCTCCCGACTACAGCTCCTTGCCC tCCCTAAGTCTGACCACCCCCAGTATGCCCAGGACCGTCCAGTCATCTGGCCAGTGCCGGGGCCAGTGAGGAAGGCAGTAGCCAGTGAGAGGGTGCAGGTCCTTTCACAGCCCAACCAGCGGAAGGCGCTGTTCCAAGGCTACGACCCGTACACGGTTACCCTAGCTGCACGCTCCGCTAGCGCCTCGCCGCGCCTACAG GAGCTTTGTCTGCCCCTGCCGCGGAAATGCAAGGGCAAATAG
- the theg gene encoding theg spermatid protein isoform X2: MATRMVQLAQPKPSLLRFPDRRSVYWLDELPPERNGSTTTFELTPHWSQLCGRKRLNSGFEQSRLSPQWEVSVAALSAYPSNRLCSLALPRLPTIGWEPDRPLLASLSRAVQTAVASPRVCQLACPKRRQGLYSAHSSKTSLAPPHPAATSSRLQLLALPKSDHPQYAQDRPVIWPVPGPVRKAVASERVQVLSQPNQRKALFQGYDPYTVTLAARSASASPRLQELCLPLPRKCKGK; this comes from the exons ATGGCTACCCGGATGGTGCAACTCGCTCAGCCCAAACCCAGCCTGCTCCGATTCCCTGACCg ACGGTCAGTCTACTGGCTAGATGAACTCCCACCTGAAAGAAATGGCTCCACCACCACGTTTG AGTTGACTCCCCACTGGTCCCAGCTGTGTGGCAGGAAGCGGCTTAATTCTGGGTTTGAACAGAGCAG gttATCTCCCCAATGGGAGGTCAGTGTAGCAGCTTTGAGTGCCTATCCATCCAATAGACTGTGTTCTCTGGCTTTGCCCCGCCTCCCCACCATAGGCTGGGAACCTGACCGCCCCCTACTGGCCTCC ctgagcAGAGCGGTGCAGACTGCAGTAGCCAGTCCTAGGGTCTGCCAGTTGGCCTGTCCCAAGCGGAGGCAGGGTCTCTATTCGGCCCATTCGTCCAAGACTTCACTGGCACCCCCCCACCCAGCTGCAACCTCCTCCCGACTACAGCTCCTTGCCC tCCCTAAGTCTGACCACCCCCAGTATGCCCAGGACCGTCCAGTCATCTGGCCAGTGCCGGGGCCAGTGAGGAAGGCAGTAGCCAGTGAGAGGGTGCAGGTCCTTTCACAGCCCAACCAGCGGAAGGCGCTGTTCCAAGGCTACGACCCGTACACGGTTACCCTAGCTGCACGCTCCGCTAGCGCCTCGCCGCGCCTACAG GAGCTTTGTCTGCCCCTGCCGCGGAAATGCAAGGGCAAATAG